The window ttgactatataattacactagtacactcagagtgtattgagtaggaccatttgaggtcgtttcttttatactgactttataaaggaacaaagacctcggttattatggaagtgtgtgctcttaatcctaatataataacaagcacatatatttgatatttatttctttaatttatcaatgggtgagatttagttcgatgaatcaataagcccgataaattgggaaatgatatcacttatagtgtgtgttgttgattatagaaggaaactgtgtcctagagataataggttgataatgtccccaagaggagctcataaggattgtcatgttaaaccctgcaggtggacttagtccgacatgacgataaggttgagtggtactactcttggacttagacattaattaaatgagttgtcagtaactcacttaattagtgaacattcgatatcttaaacacagggagactaacacactcataataagaaggagcccaaaaatgtaatttgggattggtgcggtagttcaatgatagttctctagtggaatgaattatcattgataaaattaagttgtgtattcggggcgaacacgggatgcttaattttatcgggagaccaaaaccaattcctcctctcggtccctatcgtagcctcttatttatagagtactatacccacatatacccaccttctatacccacctaaaggggggccaagctagcttgggatccaagctaggtacggcctaagcttgggtttaaggtggccggccctagcttgaacccaagctagtagggccggccataattaattaaaaagaaaatttaattttaatgtttattattatgtggaagatttaatttaaaagagaattaaaattaaaatatctctcttgtaaaagatttacaaaagattaaagaaagatattagatctctttccttatttgtagattggagagatgttttattttctctttaaaattattcacatgttaataaaattaaaattatagatatttccttttattaaccatgaagagattttaaagagaaattttattttttaaaatttccggaaacaaataaggaaagttttaattgttgattaaaacttgtccaatttgcttcctattgatttggccggccatcattgtttaattggggaaatattattttatttttctcaattaaatcatgacaaggaaattaaggaaaatttattgtaattaaatttcctaatttacctaggccaaggaatataaaagaaggggtgagggtgccttcacaagacataacatctattattcctctccctcttttgttccttggtgtggccggccatcatctccttctcttcctcttgtggtggccgaacctctctccctcccttggagttcttgtggtggccggatactactcggagaagaagaagaagaaggagaaagctagcatctcttggagcttggttagtattttggttttctccttggtgaagcttttcttttgtggcgaaccttgcttggaggagaagaaggtggttggtggtttctcatcttggaagatcgttgcccacacaacgtccgaggttagaagaggaatacggtagaagatcaagaggttttctacaaggtataactagtaatttctatttccgcatcatgctagttatttatggaaataataccaaatacaagaggcttacgttctagtatttcgaatatgttttttcgaagttgtgttcttttgtttctttcttttccttgtgatttgattgttctctttggttaacctaaagttattttaggaaattaaatattagctttctattaaaggttttgtctagtcggtggtggttgctcccatatccaagaaggccatgtgcctcgccacgtcagtactgggaaccttttatggaaattaatatttaatggaattaataacttaaggagacttgggtcgaacgtgttaagttccgcaggagatccaagtcaaaacctaaaagaacaaatagattaagttttggatcaaacgtgttaagttccgcaggcgatccaaaatataatttaaaagaacacatggtagctaggaaaaggttcagacctttgtacaaaatttttgtacagtggaacctataggttttccgagtagcaaccaacacgtatGACCAGATCGCTCGTCCGGCCAGGCGATAGGCAGCACCCCGATAGCTGGATGACTAAAGAGAGGAGAACAGATGTTCGTAACTGTGACGACCCTATAAGGGTTAGTCTGACCAGTCTGTTTGTCCAACCATAAGAGGAACAATCTACCGAGCCGAACGACCGTGAAGAAGAATAGCCTTGGGCGATCGAGCGGGGAATCCCGGTGGAGCGGCCAAGTAGTGGGATCCCTTGCTTCGCTCATCGTATCCTTCTAAGAGTTGATGCTGCTGACAACAAGGCATGGTTAGCTAGCAAATTGTACGATGGAAGCTTTCACTGTCATGTGAGGGATTTGCACGCCATATTAAGGAATGACGTCAGAGACATTTTTCTAACTTGTCTTTTCATAGAAAAAATGAGAAAACATCCACGTGCTTTGAGAAGTATACATATATACTACAAGGTCACTATATAAATCGGGTGCATACACCGGAAAAAGTATACATTATTAATGATTACACTCTTATTTCTACGATTCTCTTTGTTCTTCACAattgtcggtgactgacttgaacaTCGAAAAATCAATACAGAGAACCCCTTCTATGATCTGACACTAACATTCTTGATTTTATAGTATAGCAGAGTCTTTATACGTTCGACTATAGAGCCACATTTCCAATTAGCTATCTTCATCACTTTCATATAGGATTATTGGTTAATTCGTGTGTCATTTGGTAAATTGTTGTATTTGAAATACTTCTTTAAACTCCACCTTAATATATAGCACTGGCTAAACTaattaagaattaaaaaaaaGTGTATTTTAGATACAAAATTAAGGACAGAGCACCCTTTTcataaattttaaatagaaaagTTTATTCACCGTTAATGGTGCAACAgcgtaattttttttaagtatttaaacattaaattttaaattaatgaatACATTTTTTGTTATGACAGTTAACTTCAGAATATTAGACTAATAGACTATTTTTTATGAATACTGTCTGATTTATATTAATGgttgataaaaattttcatatGATTGATCATCTAAGATTAATTCATTAAATATCTaatgtcaattaaaaaaataaaaaaatttatacccTATGAATTATTCACTATCTATGTTGGTATTTGACAGTAGGGATGATAATTTCATCCGAATTTGATAGAGGATTCGACATTCGACCCGAATGAAGGAaagtatggagggactatcaatatccGATACCCGACCcaaatacccgattaaataatatatatacatatattaaaaaaaatttcttttcccAAAATTAaattactatttttgttgatattaggaagagattatatagatgtttaatttattttttaattatatatatatatatatatatatatatatatatatatatatatatatatttttaataggttgttaattttaatatatttttttgaatgataatagttggatagaaaaaagaaaaattataactataaaagatatctgattatttaataaatatgaatATATCCATGAAGATCTTATATCCGATGAATATAAAGACAGAAGATATAAAATCTTATCCGAACTCGATCCATTGTCATCACCCAATAAAAGTTAAGGTGAATCTTGACGAGCATGTACACTTGAAATAAAGTACCCTATCTGTTAGGTGGTTGCCCGATTTCATAGTTTATCATCCTAATATAATTTAGAGCCGAAGCACCACCTTTTATTATATAAATaagttatgatatgaattttttatttataaatttagataaattaatagataaattttttaatatataattagtAAATTAATAAGTCATCGTTTTTTGATTTATAATGATAGCCCGGTGAAATCCGATCGGTTACTGAGCTggtgtcaattaaaaaaaatatatatccttttaatatattttttttaaaaaaaaaccttcttTTTAATAATAGGAATAGAAGGATTCttcaaaaaaataaagttttgaaatttaatagtTCAATAAAAATATCAGtcttgaaattaaaaattcaaaacggcGCACATTGAGTCCATGACGGGCCGTAATCGAAGCCAGATTTGAGCCCGGCCCAACTAAAAGGGGAGGATCCAGGAAGCTTCGCGAAGGAATCGGCATTGATAAATATACAATGCATCCGAAGGAGGGCGAGAGCATAGCCGACCTACACGGAAGGAGGGCACCGCGGAGCAGCCCTTGATTCGATACGAGGAAGTAGCACATCGACTTCGCCTGCTAGGTTTTTTCCGATCTCCACCTTCTCTTCCCTTTCCGCATCCTTTTTGGTTGGTTTGATGTTTTTTAGGGTTTTATTTGGCGTTGGTTGAGTTTAGGTCAAGTAGCAACCCTTCCCTTCCCTTTATATATGGAATCTGGTGgcttttgttttatttgtttcttttttGTTTCAATCACTGTATAGAGGTTGGGTTCTGTCAGATTCCGTATTAGTAACTATGTAATTAGTTTCGATAGTTGGCTTTGAATGATGGAAGGATTGTGGGTGTTTAAAGTGCCTTCTAGAAAGAAAAATAGCAATGATGTCGACTCTGTTTTCTGTCATAAAACTTGGTGATCGATTTTAAAATTGCAATCTTGCTGAAATGACATGGCGTTTTCGTGAATTTAAGTCGGAAACATTCTTGTTTTTTTTCGATGAATGGTATTGATAACCACCTTTAGGCGTCACTCTAATTGCAATTGTGTTGTTTTTTTAttgaattacaaaaaaaaaaaaacgtagaTTCCTTCTGTAgatctgcaataaatatatttgttggaGACTTTCCATGGAAAGCTTGGGATGATGCATACATTGCTTGTGAATTGGTCTTAAGTATTCTATACTTCTTTTAGACAACAATTAATTCAGTTTGTGGGAGTGCAGAATATTTATTGGATGTGCTAACAGTTCAGAACGCATCTAAAAAATGGGTATTGCTATATTACATATGCCTATTAACTATTAGCAGCCAGTATCAACCACTTTGGCTTGTTCTACAATTGAGAAGCCAATGATCAGTGTATAATTACATACAAGAAAGACTGTAAGTGTGATTCTGGCGAGGATGTAATCACTAGCCAAGTTTAGTCACTACCTATAATCACAAGCACACAATTTGAAGGTGCCTTGCATCTCTTTGAAGCCTTCAGACAGAGGCAACCACCACTGAGGTCAAGAATCAATCCCTCATACCAACGTTGTGCTACTctaacaaaataaaacaaattctGTCATAGCATTATTTGCCACTCTCTTCAATTTTGTGCTTTTGATtgcttcaaaaacttattttcacTTTCCCCCAAAGTCATTCATATTTTCCCTTGGTATTAAGTATTAACTGGTACAACAAACTAaaggtttgttttcttttctcgTCCCTGCTTTGTCAAGGGGAAAAATTCTTATTGCCAGCCTACTTTTCCATCTTCTAGGTTCCCTCTCATTGTAGATTTATTCACTCATCCAAACAAAATGAAACAAATTTAAAAGCATTGCCTTTCCCTGTCCCATGTGAGAGCTTGTTCGACTTTTATTGTGGTTccatttttctctctctctctgtctctAAATGACTAGTTCTCATACATTATCACTTGTATTGTGTTGCTTCTTTTCCGTATTTAATGTAATACACCCTTCTCCCACTTTTGCTGTGACAAATCATCTCACTTAATTGTCATTAAAATCATCCTCATTCCTTTCTCTGTCATCAGCATAGAAATCTTCCTGTCATTTCAAGCTCCCCGCTGTATTCTATCTTGCTCTAACTTGTCCATCCCTCATTTCCCTTCCCTTCTGACCAATTGAGTTTGCTTCTCATCTCTCCTTTCTTGTGGAAACTCTGACACTATTTTTGTTAGAAGTTAGAACCCATTCTCACAATGATTTTGTTTTTGCAGTCCTCCTTTTCTCTTCATTTCTTGTAGACAGAGGGTGCCAAGTGTCTTAGCTTCTTCAAGAGTTCACACGTGTTATGGACATCGTTTTagcaatgttttttttttcctgtatTGAGATCGACTAGTATCCAGACATGCCAAGCAGCAATTGAGCATCGAGGCATAGATGGTGTCTTAGGCCAATTTACCCACTTCatcttttatttagttttatctGCATACTTTTGCATATGTACATCCATTTCACCTTTTTCATTTTGTGGAATTTTGTTTGAGCAGGATGAGGGGTAGAAGTTACAGCTATAGCCCACCACCAAGAGGCTATGGAAGAAGAGGTCGTAGCCCAAGCCCTAGAGGTCGTTATGGTGGACGTGGTCGAGATCTCCCAACGAGTCTTTTAGTCAGGAATCTGCGTCGGGACTGCAGGTTTTGTATTTTGCTTGCAATTAGCTGAATTCTGAAATCCTGGCATTGTAGTGTGCTTCGGTAATTTAGATGTTTTAGTAGTCATGTTAGTTCATTATTAGTCATAAATTGATATAAAAATTTTACACCCTTTTATTTAGTTTATCTTATCTTGACAGTTATTTGGGATGAATTGATGTTGATGGTCTTAACTATTCAGTTTTGTGATTTCTTCTTCAGTCATCCTATCATATTATGATCAATGACATTTTCACTACCAGTTTGTTTTTCTACAAATGCTGAAGAGCCTGCAAGTTTGCTATGGATGCTATGAGCACTAGGATTTACCTTCTTATCTAAGTAGGCTTTCTGTTAAAATCATCAAATACAAAACAGTAAGCTAGAAAGGTAAAATGGCTGCATCTACAGTGGACGATAACATGCCAATGGTCCTCTCCTACTTTCATTTCTTTATTTATGGAAGAAAGACACTGGTCTATACCTTTTGCCCCTTTTTTTCAAGCGGATTGTATTTAACTGCATGAGTTAATAATTGATTTTTATGTCATGAAGCTGCTCAAATTGAATGCGAAATAGTAGCAGGTTATTGGACTAGCAAACTTCTACATGGCAGAGGTTCCTAGCAACGTCATTTAAAGTGAATAATTTTAGCTACATGTCTTCTTACTATGAGTATGCAAAATCAAGTAAGAATCTTAGTTTTAGGGTGGAAATAATGTTGATATACTAATTTGCGATGTAAGAAACTTTTCTGGATAATAGGCAAGTAGCATGATGTCGATGAGGAATTTACATGTCCATATTAATGTTCTTATCTATAGAATCATTTTGCTAAATAAATAATTGTTAGGGTGTTAAGCattgaatttctttaattttGTTATTGCTTCTCAAATTGATGCTGATGATGAACTTACATGCCCATGTTAATGTTCATATCCTTAAATTCTTGCTACAAAATGAATAATTGTCAGGGTGTTAAGCATTGAACTTCtttatcttatttttttattgcatctcatctcaagtttgtatcaacttTATTTGACGCTTAGTCTAGTATTCTCTAACATAATCTGCTCTATGGTTGCAGAGCAGAGGATCTTCGTAGGCCATTTGGACAGTTTGGTCCACTCAAGGATATTTACTTGCCACGTGACTATTACACAGGGTAAGTGGGAGTTTTTGTTTTATCTTACATGTATAAAAAAGTTAAATGAGCCTAAAAGAAAGAGTAGGTGAGCCTATACACTGATATACTATGGTCCATTTTGAGATGAAACATTAACTATGCTGATTATGTTAATCTGACGGAACCATTTGCCAATGCTACCATTTCCAACAACTAAGCAAACATTAACTCACAACTCATTTTATGGTGGACTTTAATCTTTCGCTTTGGCCTTATTTTTCTATGTTGATATTTCATTAAGATTGCTGAGTTTAACAGTGAAATTAGAGTTTGAAGACACAAGTCAAGTCATGAGAGTTATGTTGAGGAAGATGTAAATAAATGAAGATAGTGGCTAGTGATAAAGGAAGAAATTGGGTTTCAGGTAAGGTGTCTTGAAGATATCAAGTCTTGAAGAATTTGAAGTCTTCTATAAACTCTGAAAAGATAAAGGTCAGCAGTCAAATGCCTGCTTTAACTTGAATTGCTTGAAACATCAAGGGTACCTGAAAAATGTTAAGCATATGAGCATTTGATAATAGGAGCAGTGGTCTAGCAATTGTCATCTACTGTCCTACTAAATGCAAATGTGCCTCATGACCACTATTGtatttttcttataaaaattGTGAATTTTGCAGGGAACCTAGGGGATTTGGATTTCTTCAATATGTTGATCCAGCTGATGCAGCcgaagctaagtatcatatggacgGGCAGATTCTTCTTGGTCGGGAATTAACTGTTGTATTTGCTGAGGAAAACCGAAAAAAACCCTCTGAGATGAGGACAAGAGAAGGAAGGTATACTTTAATTAactctattattatttttgttcagTTGAAATCATGGATTATTCCTTTTTATACATTAATTTTTACCTGCAACATTTACATCACCATATGTCAATAATACCTTCTGTTTTTTGTAGGGGGCGTGTGTATGATCATCGAAGGTCACCACGTCGCTCTCGCTCACCTCGTTATTCCCGCTCCCGTTCTCGCTCACCTGAATATTCTCGTCCTCCGCATGGTAGGTCACGCTCTAGAAGCCGTAGTGATGAACCGCGCTCACCTTCTCCTAAAAGGAAGCACCATGCCAAGTAATATTTACTTCTATCATCAATTAGGCAAATGCATATTTGTTTATTCTAATTGTCGCACTCTGCTTTCGTCGGACAGGTCTATTTCTCCTGAAGATCACAAGCATCGCCGCGAGAAATCGTATTCAGGAACTCCGGCCGGCAGCAGATCACGAAGTCGGAGCCCTGAGAATTACCAGAGCAAGGCCCCGCGCAGGGAAAGGTCCCTTTCTGTCAGCGAGTAAAGCAGATAATGTGATGTCTGCTAAGTTACTGATTTCGCATGTAGATTGTGTGGAGAGCAACTTAGAACTTCTATCGTGGACCATAACTGCAAACTCTTGTTGTTAGTCAGTATTTGACTTGCTAACTCAGTTGAATTTTGAAAGTTATGTATGATGGTTATATTCTATGTACTttgtttttaagtttaagattctTATTTTGTCAGAATAGCTCTTTGATTTTTGACCAAGTGGCGTTGACTTTACTTTCTAGATTACCGATTAACAAAAAGTTTGCTGTTCTCACGTCTATCACTTGCTAGTCGATGATCATCTCCGAAGTTAAGTGATTCAGATGCTGATGGGCTTTGGTCCAGGCGCATACCTGCGTCATGTGGTCTGGCACCGATCATCGTGCTTTATGAGATGGAGCAGCAACTGCGGAGGTTATGATGGTGTAGTGTAGTCGGCCGCACGGTCATGTGTTTTTATGAGATGAAAGGAGCAGCAGTCGTGGAAGTTATGATGGTGCAGTGCGGTCGGCCGGGCGACTGGTAAATTTCACCCTGTATGTACAGGCAGTGCTCCAACCTCTCACAATGAGGTGGTGAGACCCACTACTTAAGTGTGGGTCCCACCATTCCAATGTGAGAGGTTGGGGCACTGCCTGTACAGGCAGGATCGAATTAACCCGGGGACTGGCTTGGCGTAGGAATCCATATACCAAACTTGGGTAACCAATCTAGTACTCTGTTCTAGTGTTTTGGCAATAAAATAGAATCTCGAGTGGTGATTTGAGATTAAGCATTGTAGGTGGAGCATTTTGGAAATTGTAGAGAAAATGTCAATAAGCAAATAATTAAAGCGAAAATGGGAAAGAAACAGCGATAAATAATTAAAGCGAAAATGGGAAAGAAACAGAGACAAAGGGCACACAACGGATAGAGAATTAGCGGacaattttttttatgtatatttgttTTATAAAATTGAGGATAAATGGGTAGACAATTAGAGGATAATATTTTTTCCAACAAAATTAGAGGATAAtgagttttttaaaactaaatatattttaattgttgAAATTTCTCCTATTTTTTTAGACTTATGTTATTTTAGGCCGCAATTACTTGAGTTAATTTATGCTACCatttaattagggttaaaaaTCGCCTAACAAGATAAATTATGCAAGTTAGATGAACCAAAGG is drawn from Zingiber officinale cultivar Zhangliang chromosome 1B, Zo_v1.1, whole genome shotgun sequence and contains these coding sequences:
- the LOC121972082 gene encoding serine/arginine-rich SC35-like splicing factor SCL33, which translates into the protein MRGRSYSYSPPPRGYGRRGRSPSPRGRYGGRGRDLPTSLLVRNLRRDCRAEDLRRPFGQFGPLKDIYLPRDYYTGEPRGFGFLQYVDPADAAEAKYHMDGQILLGRELTVVFAEENRKKPSEMRTREGRGRVYDHRRSPRRSRSPRYSRSRSRSPEYSRPPHGRSRSRSRSDEPRSPSPKRKHHAKSISPEDHKHRREKSYSGTPAGSRSRSRSPENYQSKAPRRERSLSVSE